Below is a genomic region from Gloeocapsa sp. DLM2.Bin57.
GAGGCTAATTTAACTCAAGCTTCTTTAGATAATGTTAATCTCAGTGGAGCTAATCTAACTAAAGCTAACTTGACTAACGTTAATCTTAGTGGAGCTAATTTAAGTTTAGCTAATCTCAGTTATAGCAATCTAACAGGTGTAGATCTCAGTGATGCTAATTTAACTCGTGCTAATTTACATCAAGCTAATTTATCTAATGTAGATCTTAGTGATGCTAACTTAAATCAAGCGGATCTGAGTAAATCTGTACTACGACAGGCTGACTTACAAGATGCAACCCTTCAAGAAGCTAATCTAACTAAAGCTAACTTACGCGGAGCTAATCTCAGTGGCAGTATTCTGCAAGATCTTAAATTAAGTTTAGTTACCCTTTCAGAATTAAATTTAACTATTTCTCAACAACCTAATCGTGTTAATTTAATTGGAGCTAATCTGATGGGGGCTACCCTCAAGGGTGTAAGCTTGAGAGGAGCGCAAATGCCTTATGCTTGTTTGCAATCGGCACATTTAGAAAAAGCTAGTCTAGTTAATGCTACTTTATTAAAAGTATATCTCAAAAAAGCAGATCTTAGAGGAGCTAATCTCAGGGGAGC
It encodes:
- a CDS encoding low-complexity protein, whose product is MNADELLRKYAAGERNFSRLDLHRADLIRFTLKEANLARCDLDWADLSGADLRGANLKGAYLNSARLLGAKLIRVNLQGADLSGADLTWVNLDGANLSGADLSEANLTQASLDNVNLSGANLTKANLTNVNLSGANLSLANLSYSNLTGVDLSDANLTRANLHQANLSNVDLSDANLNQADLSKSVLRQADLQDATLQEANLTKANLRGANLSGSILQDLKLSLVTLSELNLTISQQPNRVNLIGANLMGATLKGVSLRGAQMPYACLQSAHLEKASLVNATLLKVYLKKADLRGANLRGATLSGVNFTETIMPDASIHP